The DNA sequence TAGACACCGGGGCCGCGGTGGCGCGGCATCTCGAAGCGGTGCTGGCAGCGCGCGACCTGCTGGGGCATGGCGAACCGGCGATACGATTCTGGAGCAGTGGCGATCCCCGCCAATTGGCCGGCGTACTCCCGGTACTTTGGGGCGAAAACGGCACGGTAGCCGACTACTCTAATTAGGAACTCCCCGCTGCGCCTGCTTTCTGTATTCGAGTTAATGCTCGAAAAAAAACAAGCGACGCCAACTTTTCGATAAGGAAATTCCGATGAAAAAACTGATCTCCCTCGCTGCGATTGCCGCCGTTTCGCTGGGTCAGGTGGCTGCTGTTCATGCGCTGGACCTGACAGCTGCCGTCGGCCAGACCGGTGAGTCGACAATGACTTATCGCCTTGGTGCGCAATTCGACTTCAACCGCAGCTGGTTCCAGACGAGCGTGGGGCGGCTCACCGGATATTGGGATGCTGGGTACACCTATTGGGAAGGTGACGAAACCTCGAGTAACCATAGCGTGTCGCTGGCACCGGTGTTCGTCTACGAGTTCGCCGGAGATGCGGTGAAGCCTTATCTGGAACTGGGTATCGGTGTTGCGGCATTCGAGAACACCAAAGTAGAAGATAAGGATCTGGGGTCATCGTTCCAGTTCGAAGATCGCTTCGGCGCGGGGCTGCGATTCGCAGGCGGGCACGAAGTTGGTATCCGGGCAATTCACTATTCCAACGCCGGGATCAAGAATCCGAACGATGGCATCGAAAGTTACGCAGTGCATTATCGGGCGTCGTTCTAAGCGCCGGAGGCCACGTGCCCGTAGCATGGTGCGGGCCGCGCAGGTGAAACCCATCGGCTATTTATGCTCGATGGGTCTTACTTAACGTTGCGCTCACCCGTTCACTCCCGCCCGCTCAGTCCTGATAAGCCCGTTCAGAGCCCTTTCGCTCCTCCAGGCAATCCTCCGAGCCGAGTTCGAACTCTCTGCAGATCAGCGGGCGCTTCTCATAGATGGTGCAGCGCATGCTGTCGCGGTCGAGCGCCGCGCACCAGCCATCATCGAGACGGCGCATGACCTGGCCACCCCAGGCGTCCTCATCGATAAAGCGCTCCGGTACGCCGGTATCGGTGATGAGAAGAACCTCAAGTCGACAGCAACAGGCGGCGCAAGTGGAGCAGCTCACAGCAGCTCCGCTCAGTTGTCGATGGGGGATGTTGGGCAGGCTCATCGGGGCAGTCTACCCCTCCTGCCCAGCGATAGCTGCAACGGTGATGACAGACCGCTCGACGCGCAACGGCGAAGGCCAGCTCAAGAGAGGCGGCTGGCCAGAATCGCGTCAGCTATTTTCTTCGAGCTGCTTGTTCTTCCAACCTTCTCCGCCCGGCAGCAGCAGGTTGAGGAGCAGCGCGATGATCGCGCAAAGGGAGATGCCTGACAGCGTGAATTCGCCATAGCCGATCGCCATGCCGCCAATGCCGAACACCAGTGTCACCGAAACGATGATCAGATTACGCGCTTCCGCCAGATCCACCTGATGGCGGATCAGCGTGCTCAGGCCGACTACGGCAATCGAACCGAACAGCAGGCAAAGGATGCCGCCCATCACCGGCACTGGAATGCTCAGCAAGCCCGCTCCGAACTTGCCGATGAAGGCCAGAACGATGGCGAAGATGGCTGCCCAGGTCATGATTTTCGGGTTGTAGTTCTTGGTCAGCATCACCGCGCCGGTGACTTCCGCGTAGGTGGTATTGGGCGGGCCGCCGAACAGGCCAGCGGCCGAGGTGGCCAGGCCGTCACCTAGCAATGTGCGGTGTAGCCCCGGCTTTTTGATGAAGTTGTTGCCAGTGACCCCGCCGATGGCCACCACGCCACCGATGTGTTCGATCGCAGGGGCCAACGCCACCGGGACCATGAACAGAATCGCGCCCCAATGAAATTCCGGAGCGACGAAGTTCGGAACCGCCAGCCAGGGCGCCGCGGCGATGCCGGTGGTATCCACGACGCCGAAAGCGAACGATAGGCCATAGCCCACTGCGACGCCTGCAAGTATCGGCACCAGCCGGAACAACCCTTTGCCGAGTACGGCCACCAGCAGCGTCGTCAACAGCGCCGGCATCGAGATCAGCATGGCGGTCTCGTACGGCACCAGTTGGGCGCTGCCGTCGCCGGCCTTGCCCATTGCCATGTTCACCGCGACAGGCGAGAGCGCGAGGCCGATGGAGATGATGACCGGAGCGATTACAACGGGTGGCAGCAGCCGGTCGATAAAGCCTGGGCCTTTAAGGCGAACCGCAAAACCGAGAACTATATAGACGATGCCCGCCGCGACTACGCCGCCGAGTACCGCAGGCAGGCCGAAGTCACCTTTGGCCGCGATGATCGGCGCGATGAAGGCGAAGCTCGATGCCAGAAACACGGGCACCTGACGCTTAGTGACCAGCTGAAACAGAAGGGTACCGATACCGGCAGTGAACAGCGCAACGTTGGGATCCATGCCGGTGATCAACGGCATCAGCACCAGTGCGCCGAACGCCACGAACAGCATCTGCGCGCCGGCGAGAACTTGGCGGCCGAGCGCTTCTTCCATGGGTTGCGACATCTTAGATGTCCTTCTGCTTGGTGCCGAAGATCTTGTCCCCCGCATCGCCCAGGCCGGGCACGATATAACCATGCTCGTCCAGGCGCTCATCAATGGAGGCGGTATAGATGATGACGTCCGGGTGAGCCTTTTCCACGGCATCGATGCCCTCCGGCGCAGCGACCAGCACCAGCGCACGGATCTCCTTGCAGCCAGCTTTTTTCAACATGTCGATTGCCGCGACCATGGAACCGCCTGTTGCCAGCATCGGGTCGATGATCATCGCCAAGCGCTGATCAAGATCGTCTACCAAGCGCTCCAGATAGGTGTGTGCCTGCAGAGTTTCCTCATTACGGGCGATGCCTACCGCGCTTACCTTGGCGCCGGGAATCAAAGTGAGCACGCCGTCGAGCATCCCGATGCCGGCTCGAAGGATCGGTACCACAGTGATTTTCTTGCCGGAAATCTTTTCCACCTGGACCGGGCCGCACCAGCCCTCGATGCTGTAATTCTCCAGCGGCAGGTCGCGAGTCGCCTCGTACGTCAGGATCGACCCGACCTCCTGCGCCAGTTCGCGAAAGTTCTTGGTGCTGATATCGGCGCGACGCATCAACCCAAGTTTGTGGCGAATTAGCGGGTGGCGGATCTCTCGAATGGTCATGGTGGCTCCGGCGGTCGAATAAACCGGCGTAGATTAATGCATCGGGGTGTTAGCGGCTATTGATGTATCAATCAGGGCTTGCCTTGGTCGCAACTGCATCGGTATCGTCGCGCCCCTTATTTTGTGCGCAGCCGACTGAGCTGCTTCCTTCTCTTCTCTGTCTTGGAGCATCGCCCATGTCCGTCGATCTCGCACATATCCGCCAGATCATGGCCGAAGCCGATTGTCTTTATTCCGAAACCGAAGTTGAGGCGGCAATCGATGCGGTGGCCGCAAAAATCAATGGCGAGCTGGCCGACCGTAACCCGGTGGTGTTCTGCGTCATGAACGGAGGGCTAATCTTCTCCGGCAAGCTGGTTCCGAAGCTCAACTTTCCGCTGGAGCTCTCCTACCTGCACGCCACGCGGTATCGCAACGAGACGAGCGGTGGCGACTTGTTCTGGAAAGCCAAGCCGGAGATTTCCTTCATTGACCGCGATGTGTTGATCATCGACGACATTCTGGATGAAGGGCATACCCTCGGCGCGATCATCGATTTCTGTCGTCATGCGGGTGCCACTGCGGTGCATACCGCGGTGCTGGTCGACAAGGAGCACCAGCGCAAGGCCCGTCCAGACCTGAAAGCGGATTACGTCGGGCTCAGCTGTGCTGATCGCTACGTGTTCGGTTACGGCATGGACTACAAGGGCTATTGGCGCAACGCTCCTGGTATCTATGCCGTTAAAGGAATGTAAGTCGGCTTGCCTTGATATCCCGTCAGGGCCGAATGCTCGGCTCTGATTTCTGACTAAGCGGCTATCTCGCCACATTTCCTGTTCCGGTTGGGCTATCCCTTCGCGCCGAGCGACTAGCGTTTGCTCGGCTTCTCACTGTAGACCGGCGCGAATGCCCTAGCAGCGGCTTTCGACCTTTCAGTTGTTTCGTTTCGCCCCAAGGCGCTGTGCTTGGGTAACGCTCCGACTCGCCGATAGCGTTTTGCCTTCCTTACAGTCTGTGAGTTGCGATGC is a window from the Pseudomonas sp. MTM4 genome containing:
- a CDS encoding acyloxyacyl hydrolase yields the protein MKKLISLAAIAAVSLGQVAAVHALDLTAAVGQTGESTMTYRLGAQFDFNRSWFQTSVGRLTGYWDAGYTYWEGDETSSNHSVSLAPVFVYEFAGDAVKPYLELGIGVAAFENTKVEDKDLGSSFQFEDRFGAGLRFAGGHEVGIRAIHYSNAGIKNPNDGIESYAVHYRASF
- a CDS encoding YkgJ family cysteine cluster protein; amino-acid sequence: MSLPNIPHRQLSGAAVSCSTCAACCCRLEVLLITDTGVPERFIDEDAWGGQVMRRLDDGWCAALDRDSMRCTIYEKRPLICREFELGSEDCLEERKGSERAYQD
- a CDS encoding uracil-xanthine permease family protein — translated: MSQPMEEALGRQVLAGAQMLFVAFGALVLMPLITGMDPNVALFTAGIGTLLFQLVTKRQVPVFLASSFAFIAPIIAAKGDFGLPAVLGGVVAAGIVYIVLGFAVRLKGPGFIDRLLPPVVIAPVIISIGLALSPVAVNMAMGKAGDGSAQLVPYETAMLISMPALLTTLLVAVLGKGLFRLVPILAGVAVGYGLSFAFGVVDTTGIAAAPWLAVPNFVAPEFHWGAILFMVPVALAPAIEHIGGVVAIGGVTGNNFIKKPGLHRTLLGDGLATSAAGLFGGPPNTTYAEVTGAVMLTKNYNPKIMTWAAIFAIVLAFIGKFGAGLLSIPVPVMGGILCLLFGSIAVVGLSTLIRHQVDLAEARNLIIVSVTLVFGIGGMAIGYGEFTLSGISLCAIIALLLNLLLPGGEGWKNKQLEENS
- the upp gene encoding uracil phosphoribosyltransferase, yielding MTIREIRHPLIRHKLGLMRRADISTKNFRELAQEVGSILTYEATRDLPLENYSIEGWCGPVQVEKISGKKITVVPILRAGIGMLDGVLTLIPGAKVSAVGIARNEETLQAHTYLERLVDDLDQRLAMIIDPMLATGGSMVAAIDMLKKAGCKEIRALVLVAAPEGIDAVEKAHPDVIIYTASIDERLDEHGYIVPGLGDAGDKIFGTKQKDI
- a CDS encoding hypoxanthine-guanine phosphoribosyltransferase, with protein sequence MSVDLAHIRQIMAEADCLYSETEVEAAIDAVAAKINGELADRNPVVFCVMNGGLIFSGKLVPKLNFPLELSYLHATRYRNETSGGDLFWKAKPEISFIDRDVLIIDDILDEGHTLGAIIDFCRHAGATAVHTAVLVDKEHQRKARPDLKADYVGLSCADRYVFGYGMDYKGYWRNAPGIYAVKGM